In a single window of the Pseudochaenichthys georgianus chromosome 16, fPseGeo1.2, whole genome shotgun sequence genome:
- the ctnnb1 gene encoding catenin beta-1 isoform X1, giving the protein MASQADLMELDMAMEPDRKAAVSHWQQQSYLDSGIHSGATTTAPSLSGKGNPEEDDVDNQVMYEWEQGFNQNFAQEQVQDIDGQYAMTRAQRVRAAMFPETLEEGMQIPSSQYDSANPTNVQRLAEPSQMLKHAVVNLINYQDDAELATRAIPELTKLLNDEDQVVVNKAAVMVHQLSKKEASRHAIMRSPQMVSAIVRTMQNTNDVETARCTAGTLHNLSHHREGLLAIFKSGGIPALVKMLGSPVDSVLFYAITTLHNLLLHQEGAKMAVRLAGGLQKMVALLNKTNVKFLAITTDCLQILAYGNQESKLIILASGGPQALVNIMRTYTYEKLLWTTSRVLKVLSVCSSNKPAIVEAGGMQALGLHLTDPSQRLVQNCLWTLRNLSDAATKQEGMEGLLGTLVQLLGSDDINVVTCAAGILSNLTCNNYKNKMMVCQVGGIEALVRTVLRAGDREDITEPAICALRHLTSRHQDAEMAQNAVRLHYGLPVVVKLLHPPSHWPLIKATVGLIRNLALCPANHAPLREQGAIPRLVQLLVRAHQDTQRRTSMGGTQQQFVEGVRMEEIVEGCTGALHILARDVHNRIVIRGLNTIPLFVQLLYSPIENIQRVAAGVLCELAQDKEAAEAIEAEGATAPLTELLHSRNEGVATYAAAVLFRMSEDKPQDYKKRLSVELTSSLFRTEPMAWNETGDLGLDIGAQGEPLGYRQEDPSYRSFHSGGYGADSMGMEPMMDHDLVGVHHPGQDYPPVEGLPDLGHAQELIEGLPPGDSSQLAWFDTDL; this is encoded by the exons ATGGCTTCCCAGG CTGATCTGATGGAGCTAGACATGGCCATGGAGCCAGACCGTAAGGCCGCAGTCAGTCACTGGCAACAACAGTCTTACCTGGATTCAGGCATCCATTCAGGGGCCACCACCACTGCCCCCTCCCTCAGTGGGAAGGGCAACCCCGAGGAAGATGATGTGGACAACCAGGTCATGTATGAGTGGGAGCAGGGCTTCAACCAGAACTTCGCTCAGGAACAAGTCCAAG ACATAGATGGTCAGTACGCCATGACGCGTGCCCAGCGGGTGCGTGCAGCAATGTTCCCTGAGACCCTGGAGGAGGGCATGCAGATCCCCTCCTCACAGTACGACTCAGCGAACCCCACCAACGTGCAGAGGCTGGCCGAGCCCTCGCAAATGCTCAAACACGCTGTGGTCAATCTGATCAACTACCAAGACGATGCCGAGCTGGCAACCAGAGCCATCCCAGAACTCACCAAACTGCTCAACGATGAGGACCAG GTCGTAGTAAACAAAGCGGCGGTGATGGTCCACCAGCTCTCAAAGAAGGAAGCTTCCCGCCACGCCATCATGCGCTCCCCTCAGATGGTGTCTGCCATCGTCAGGACCATGCAGAACACAAACGACGTGgagacggctcgctgcaccgCAGGGACACTGCACAACCTGTCCCATCACAGAGAGGGCCTGCTGGCGATCTTCAAGTCTGGAGGAATACCAGCTCTAGTTAAAATGCTTGG TTCACCAGTGGACTCTGTCCTGTTCTATGCCATTACCACCCTCCACAACCTCCTCCTGCACCAGGAAGGAGCCAAGATGGCTGTCCGTTTAGCTGGGGGTCTGCAGAAAATGGTGGCTCTGCTCAACAAGACCAACGTCAAGTTCTTGGCAATCACCACTGACTGTCTCCAGATCCTGGCCTATGGAAACCAGGAAAGCAAG TTGATCATCTTGGCCAGTGGTGGCCCCCAGGCATTGGTCAACATCATGAGGACTTACACCTATGAGAAGCTGTTGTGGACCACAAGCCGTGTTCTCAAAGTTCTGTCGGTGTGCTCCAGTAACAAGCCGGCCATCGTAGAAGCCG GAGGCATGCAGGCTCTGGGACTCCACCTGACAGACCCCAGCCAGAGACTGGTGCAGAACTGCCTCTGGACGCTCAGGAACTTATCAGATGCTGCCACCAAACAG GAGGGGATGGAGGGTCTCTTAGGGACTCTGGTGCAGCTGCTCGGCAGTGACGACATTAATGTGGTGACATGTGCTGCTGGCATCCTGTCTAACCTGACCTGCAACAACTACAAGAACAAGATGATGGTGTGCCAG GTTGGAGGTATCGAGGCGTTAGTCCGCACAGTGCTTCGGGCCGGAGACAGAGAAGACATCACAGAACCAGCTATTTGTGCGCTGCGTCACCTCACATCGCGACACCAGGACGCTGAGATGGCCCAGAACGCTGTCAGACTGCACTACGGCCTGCCCGTGGTggtcaagttactgcatccgccATCACACTGGCCCCTCATTAAG GCCACAGTGGGTCTGATCCGTAACCTGGCTCTGTGCCCTGCCAACCACGCTCCTCTGAGGGAGCAGGGGGCCATCCCCCGGCTGGTCCAGCTGCTGGTCCGAGCCCACCAGGACACACAGAGACGCACCAGCATGGGAGGCACGCAGCAGCAGTTTGTG GAGGGAGTTCGTATGGAAGAGATAGTGGAGGGCTGCACAGGAGCGCTCCACATCCTGGCCAGAGACGTGCACAACAGAATAGTCATCAGAGGACTCAACACCATTCCACTCTTTGTTCAG CTGTTGTATTCTCCCATTGAGAACATCCAGCGCGTGGCAGCAGGCGTCCTGTGTGAGCTGGCCCAGGACAAAGAGGCTGCCGAGGCCATCGAGGCTGAGGGAGCCACCGCCCCGCTCACAGAGCTATTGCACAGCCGCAACGAAGGAGTCG CCACCTACGCTGCAGCAGTTCTGTTCCGCATGTCAGAGGACAAACCCCAGGACTACAAGAAACGCCTCTCAGTAGAACTCACCAGCTCGCTCTTCAGGACAGAACCCATGGCCTGGAACGAG ACCGGAGACCTGGGACTGGACATCGGAGCTCAGGGAGAGCCTCtgggctacagacaggaag ACCCCAGCTACCGTTCCTTCCACTCTGGGGGTTACGGAGCAGACTCAATGGGCATGGAGCCCATGATGGACCATGACCTGGTGGGGGTCCACCACCCCGGCCAGGACTACCCCCCTGTCGAGGGGCTGCCTGACCTGGGACACGCCCAGGAGCTGATCGAGGGCCTGCCGCCCGGCGACTCCAGCCAACTGGCCTGGTTCGATACCGACCTGTAA
- the ctnnb1 gene encoding catenin beta-1 isoform X2: MASQADLMELDMAMEPDRKAAVSHWQQQSYLDSGIHSGATTTAPSLSGKGNPEEDDVDNQVMYEWEQGFNQNFAQEQVQDIDGQYAMTRAQRVRAAMFPETLEEGMQIPSSQYDSANPTNVQRLAEPSQMLKHAVVNLINYQDDAELATRAIPELTKLLNDEDQVVVNKAAVMVHQLSKKEASRHAIMRSPQMVSAIVRTMQNTNDVETARCTAGTLHNLSHHREGLLAIFKSGGIPALVKMLGSPVDSVLFYAITTLHNLLLHQEGAKMAVRLAGGLQKMVALLNKTNVKFLAITTDCLQILAYGNQESKLIILASGGPQALVNIMRTYTYEKLLWTTSRVLKVLSVCSSNKPAIVEAGGMQALGLHLTDPSQRLVQNCLWTLRNLSDAATKQEGMEGLLGTLVQLLGSDDINVVTCAAGILSNLTCNNYKNKMMVCQVGGIEALVRTVLRAGDREDITEPAICALRHLTSRHQDAEMAQNAVRLHYGLPVVVKLLHPPSHWPLIKATVGLIRNLALCPANHAPLREQGAIPRLVQLLVRAHQDTQRRTSMGGTQQQFVEGVRMEEIVEGCTGALHILARDVHNRIVIRGLNTIPLFVQLLYSPIENIQRVAAGVLCELAQDKEAAEAIEAEGATAPLTELLHSRNEGVATYAAAVLFRMSEDKPQDYKKRLSVELTSSLFRTEPMAWNETGDLGLDIGAQGEPLGYRQEAVSCDLDEPAS; this comes from the exons ATGGCTTCCCAGG CTGATCTGATGGAGCTAGACATGGCCATGGAGCCAGACCGTAAGGCCGCAGTCAGTCACTGGCAACAACAGTCTTACCTGGATTCAGGCATCCATTCAGGGGCCACCACCACTGCCCCCTCCCTCAGTGGGAAGGGCAACCCCGAGGAAGATGATGTGGACAACCAGGTCATGTATGAGTGGGAGCAGGGCTTCAACCAGAACTTCGCTCAGGAACAAGTCCAAG ACATAGATGGTCAGTACGCCATGACGCGTGCCCAGCGGGTGCGTGCAGCAATGTTCCCTGAGACCCTGGAGGAGGGCATGCAGATCCCCTCCTCACAGTACGACTCAGCGAACCCCACCAACGTGCAGAGGCTGGCCGAGCCCTCGCAAATGCTCAAACACGCTGTGGTCAATCTGATCAACTACCAAGACGATGCCGAGCTGGCAACCAGAGCCATCCCAGAACTCACCAAACTGCTCAACGATGAGGACCAG GTCGTAGTAAACAAAGCGGCGGTGATGGTCCACCAGCTCTCAAAGAAGGAAGCTTCCCGCCACGCCATCATGCGCTCCCCTCAGATGGTGTCTGCCATCGTCAGGACCATGCAGAACACAAACGACGTGgagacggctcgctgcaccgCAGGGACACTGCACAACCTGTCCCATCACAGAGAGGGCCTGCTGGCGATCTTCAAGTCTGGAGGAATACCAGCTCTAGTTAAAATGCTTGG TTCACCAGTGGACTCTGTCCTGTTCTATGCCATTACCACCCTCCACAACCTCCTCCTGCACCAGGAAGGAGCCAAGATGGCTGTCCGTTTAGCTGGGGGTCTGCAGAAAATGGTGGCTCTGCTCAACAAGACCAACGTCAAGTTCTTGGCAATCACCACTGACTGTCTCCAGATCCTGGCCTATGGAAACCAGGAAAGCAAG TTGATCATCTTGGCCAGTGGTGGCCCCCAGGCATTGGTCAACATCATGAGGACTTACACCTATGAGAAGCTGTTGTGGACCACAAGCCGTGTTCTCAAAGTTCTGTCGGTGTGCTCCAGTAACAAGCCGGCCATCGTAGAAGCCG GAGGCATGCAGGCTCTGGGACTCCACCTGACAGACCCCAGCCAGAGACTGGTGCAGAACTGCCTCTGGACGCTCAGGAACTTATCAGATGCTGCCACCAAACAG GAGGGGATGGAGGGTCTCTTAGGGACTCTGGTGCAGCTGCTCGGCAGTGACGACATTAATGTGGTGACATGTGCTGCTGGCATCCTGTCTAACCTGACCTGCAACAACTACAAGAACAAGATGATGGTGTGCCAG GTTGGAGGTATCGAGGCGTTAGTCCGCACAGTGCTTCGGGCCGGAGACAGAGAAGACATCACAGAACCAGCTATTTGTGCGCTGCGTCACCTCACATCGCGACACCAGGACGCTGAGATGGCCCAGAACGCTGTCAGACTGCACTACGGCCTGCCCGTGGTggtcaagttactgcatccgccATCACACTGGCCCCTCATTAAG GCCACAGTGGGTCTGATCCGTAACCTGGCTCTGTGCCCTGCCAACCACGCTCCTCTGAGGGAGCAGGGGGCCATCCCCCGGCTGGTCCAGCTGCTGGTCCGAGCCCACCAGGACACACAGAGACGCACCAGCATGGGAGGCACGCAGCAGCAGTTTGTG GAGGGAGTTCGTATGGAAGAGATAGTGGAGGGCTGCACAGGAGCGCTCCACATCCTGGCCAGAGACGTGCACAACAGAATAGTCATCAGAGGACTCAACACCATTCCACTCTTTGTTCAG CTGTTGTATTCTCCCATTGAGAACATCCAGCGCGTGGCAGCAGGCGTCCTGTGTGAGCTGGCCCAGGACAAAGAGGCTGCCGAGGCCATCGAGGCTGAGGGAGCCACCGCCCCGCTCACAGAGCTATTGCACAGCCGCAACGAAGGAGTCG CCACCTACGCTGCAGCAGTTCTGTTCCGCATGTCAGAGGACAAACCCCAGGACTACAAGAAACGCCTCTCAGTAGAACTCACCAGCTCGCTCTTCAGGACAGAACCCATGGCCTGGAACGAG ACCGGAGACCTGGGACTGGACATCGGAGCTCAGGGAGAGCCTCtgggctacagacaggaag CTGTATCATGTGATCTGGATGAACCTGCATCGTGA